Proteins found in one Primulina eburnea isolate SZY01 chromosome 16, ASM2296580v1, whole genome shotgun sequence genomic segment:
- the LOC140817019 gene encoding uncharacterized protein, with translation MIYRKRPLRFSLLEYCLLTGLNCSNVYPMIPEEDEFRERHFGGSYSIRLGDLIDRIDEYDNDFGGEIDIEKVKLACLLFVVGVLGRHRKNKNDTIDLEWIRLVNNFDSFINYPWGRIAFEEVVYGLREYLETKFRSYENLVARRSNDPDFSGFGSFHISGFVHPLQILAYEYFPSIAQVFARPRKGPNVPIPRMCHWLTRKWSKNHSPSMDDVNKAFKNVNNKDILGILIPTSEERVSVHYMTGNFVDSNNVIINRITELICRGIQVVCTQDPLGDLEDEVGVQTETEDRPFLQPFTYTYSRSSRDKVRKSSRPSRSPSHMNPPSPPLSPPLTHTHFSPPLTHTRDHVADMYELRFISLEDKVETIQKDQADIKNQLKNIHDDISSLKDIFGRLSSMNVNVDQGETSSHRFEDIPFEVDPNIPLVSDPSLTRAFEKTSGGKLRLFTVEEEPMTEEELRRLVVNDMMSVSFQKRVRMFANRSWPRVSAEINCPTENRMICGLCSSYDSSWFRVLGTPASWLTETHIQECCRGLLELQRTYSHFMSQEVSLMDVDFHQLVSSAFNEGGEYNIECLMPYVRAEISEWPAIPWNKAKIILIPFHLPGHWVLLKVLPNRKNIKIMDSDRSVDRSGKTLLKLINPLSLMLPHMLGVDSSERWSIVRPKLFLLKRRG, from the exons ATGATATATCGTAAACGACCTTTACGATTTTCATTATTAGAGTATTGTTTGTTAACTGGATTAAATTGTTCAAATGTTTATCCCATGATACCCGAAGAAGATGAATTTAGGGAGAGACATTTTGGTGGGAGTTACTCTATACGTTTGGGAGATTTGATAGATAGAATAGATGAATATGATAACGATTTTGGAGGAGAAATAGACATTGAAAAAGTGAAATTGGCTTGTCTGTTGTTTGTGGTAGGTGTATTAGGGAGAcacagaaaaaataaaaatgataccaTAGATTTAGAATGGATTAGATTAGTAAATAATTTTGATAGTTTTATAAACTATCCCTGGGGTAGAATAGCTTTTGAAGAAGTAGTTTATGGACTTAGAGAATATCTTGAAACTAAGTTCAGAAGCTACGAAAATTTGGTAGCACGCCGTAGTAATGATCCAGATTTCAGCGGGTTCGGCAGCTTCCATATAAGTGGATTTGTTCATCCTTTACAG ATTTTGGCATATGAATATTTTCCATCCATTGCTCAAGTGTTCGCCCGACCTCGAAAAGGTCCCAATGTACCGATACCTCGGATGTGTCATTGGTTGACTAGAAAATGGAGTAAAAATCATTCACCTTCCATGGATGATGTGAACAAAGCATTTAAAAATGTAAATAACAAG GATATTTTGGGGATACTCATTCCCACCTCGGAGGAGCGGGTGTCTGTACATTACATGACTGGAAATTTTGTTGATTCTAATAATGTGATAATCAATCGCATTACGGAGTTAATTTGCCGAGGTATCCAAGTAGTTTGCACTCAAGATCCATTGGGTGACCTAGAGGATGAAGTGGGTGTACAGACTGAGACCGAAGATCGACCATTTCTCCAGCCATTCACATATACATACTCCAGATCATCTCGAGATAAAGTCAGAAAATCTTCTCGGCCATCTCGTAGTCCTTCACACATGAATCCACCGTCTCCTCCTTTGTCTCCTCCATTGACTCACACTCATTTCTCTCCTCCATTGACTCACACGAGAGATCATGTTGCAGATATGTATGAACTTCGTTTCATAAGTTTGGAGGATAAAGTTGAGACGATACAAAAGGACCAAGCCGATATCAAAAATCAATTGAAAAATATACATGACGATATCTCGAGTTTGAAGGATATATTTGGGAGATTATCTTCGATGAATGTCAATGTTG ATCAAGGCGAGACATCAAGTCATCGATTTGAAGATATTCCATTTGAGGTGGATCCAAATATTCCACTTGTGAGCGATCCTTCTTTGACTCGAGCTTTTGAAAAAACTTCGGGCGGTAAGTTAAGATTGTTCACAGTGGAGGAAGAGCCTATGACTGAGGAGGAACTGCGTCGTCTTGTTGTAAATGATATGATGTCTGTGAGTTTTCAGAAAAGAGTTAGAATGTTCGCCAATAGATCGTGGCCACGAGTAAGTGCTGAGATTAATTGTCCTACGGAAAATAGGATGATATGTGGGCTGTGTTCGTCCTACGATAGCTCGTGGTTTCGTGTATTGGGGACACCTGCTTCTTGGCTGACTGAGACC CATATTCAAGAATGTTGTCGAGGGTTGCTCGAACTACAAAGGACATACTCACATTTTATGTCACAAGAGGTGTCATTGATGGATGTGGATTTTCATCAGCTGGTTTCGAGTGCTTTCAATGAGGGTGGAGAGTATAATATAGAATGTTTGATGCCCTATGTGAGAGCAGAAATTAGTGAGTGGCCGGCTATTCCATGGAACAAAGCCAAAATAATTTTGATACCCTTTCATCTTCCTGGGCATTGGGTTTTGTTAAAGGTTTTGCCTAATCGTAAGAATATCAAAATCATGGATTCAGACCGTAGCGTAGATAGGTCGGGCAAGACATTGCTTAAACTTATTAACCCTTTGTCTCTTATGCTTCCACATATGTTGGGTGTTGATTCTTCAGAAAGATGGAGTATAGTTAGGCCAAAACTTTTCCTACTCAAAAGACGaggttaa
- the LOC140816038 gene encoding probable NADH dehydrogenase [ubiquinone] 1 alpha subcomplex subunit 5, mitochondrial codes for MFLRRVARPLLMAARVKETTGIVGLDVVPNAREVLVGLYKKTLNEIKAVPEDEGYRKSVESFTRHRLKVCQEEEDWEAIEKKLGCGQVEELIEEAQDELKLIGHMRENEENGNHGSVYLKKGSQYLLSN; via the exons ATGTTTCTCCGACGAGTGGCGCGGCCGTTGTTGATGGCGGCGAGAGTGAAGGAGACCACAGGAATCGTAGGCCTTGACGTCGTCCCGAATGCTAGAGAAGTGCTGGTTGGCCTTTACAAAAAAACCCTAAACGAGATTAAGGCGGTGCCGGAGGACGAGGGGTACCGGAAATCCGTGGAGAGTTTCACCCGCCATCGTCTCAAGGTCTgtcaggaggaggaggattgGGAAGCGATCGAGAAAAAGCTCGGATGTGGCCAGGTCGAGGAGCTGATCGAAGAAGCTCAGGATGAACTCAAGCTCATCGGTCACATGAGGGAAAATGAGGAAAACGGGAATCACGGAagtgtttatttaaaaaaaggGAGTCAat ATTTACTTTCCAACTAA
- the LOC140817027 gene encoding WRKY transcription factor 22-like, giving the protein MDDDWDLHAVVRGCASTGTTNTTASAAADSPFPSSSSFPLHNDENSYGFSDLVDDRDDPFQGLHEIYKKFCVDEEFSPSAAVSSSSLVPTPAAQEILQMPPPQINMQTQEKSQSKINPVCASSSSNCLNIPLFNSSPIQNRRRKNQQDKMVREMTQEKLSADSWAWRKYGQKPIKGSPYPRNYYRCSTSKGCAARKQVEQSPNDSNIFIVSYTGEHTHPRPTHRSSLAGIIRNKISPAAAASTNKNITPLLPNALLSSSSPGSVLGFSPNTPLPAGESVAQDDVAAAVREEVDGGGYEDEENDADITSDSMNDEEDFFTVFQDSDDHDLGGGRGGGDLMLAPPWLPTAATTSIFRVGGDGG; this is encoded by the exons ATGGATGATGACTGGGATTTGCATGCGGTGGTGAGAGGCTGCGCCTCTACCGGAACCACCAACACCACCGCTAGCGCCGCCGCTGACAGCCCTTTTCCTAGTTCTTCTTCTTTTCCCTTACATAATGATGAAAACTCGTACGGTTTTTCTGATCTAGTGGATGACAGAGACGACCCGTTTCAGGGTTTGCATGAAATATACAAGAAATTTTGCGTCGACGAAGAGTTCTCCCCATCCGCCGCTGTCTCCTCCTCTAGTTTAGTGCCCACTCCGGCGGCTCAAGAAATTCTGCAGATGCCACCTCCCCAGATAAATATGCAGACACAAGAGAAGTCACAGTCCAAGATCAATCCTGTTTGcgcttcttcttcttctaattGTCTCAATATTCCGTTGTTTAATTCCTCGCCAATCCAAAATCGTAGAAG GAAAAATCAGCAGGATAAAATGGTTCGTGAGATGACACAGGAGAAGCTCTCGGCTGACTCGTGGGCATGGAGAAAGTACGGTCAAAAGCCAATAAAAGGTTCCCCATATCCAAG AAATTACTACAGGTGCAGCACATCAAAAGGTTGTGCAGCTAGAAAACAAGTGGAGCAAAGTCCAAATGATTCCAACATTTTCATTGTCTCGTACACCGGCGAACACACTCATCCCCGGCCAACTCACCGGAGCTCACTCGCAGGAATTATTCGGAACAAGATCTCACCGGCAGCAGCTGCTTCCACTAACAAGAACATAACTCCTTTATTGCCAAATGCCTTGCTCTCTTCTTCATCCCCAGGCTCTGTATTGGGCTTTTCTCCGAATACTCCGTTGCCGGCAGGCGAATCCGTGGCTCAAGACGATGTTGCAGCGGCTGTGAGGGAGGAGGTGGATGGCGGAGGCTATGAGGATGAGGAAAACGATGCTGATATTACTTCTGATTCGATGAACGATGAAGAAGATTTTTTCACAGTGTTTCAAGATTCTGATGATCATGACTTAGGTGGCGGTCGCGGTGGAGGTGACTTGATGTTGGCACCCCCATGGCTTCCCACCGCCGCGACCACCTCTATATTTCGTGTCGGAGGTGATGGTGGTTGA